From the genome of Plectropomus leopardus isolate mb chromosome 4, YSFRI_Pleo_2.0, whole genome shotgun sequence:
AAAGTTAGAATGATTCACATGTGCCTCAACATATACCTCCTCCGCCCCATCGTGGAATGCTTAACAGCCTGCAGACAAAGAAACCTGTTGTGCACGGAAGAAATATACTTAtgagtgtgttcatgtgtgcatTCGTTCAAAATTGGGAGTGGTGAGACGGGTGCCTCCCTGAGACTGCAGATCCTACCTGCGTAGTCACATTTTAGTCGTTGATTGGGAGTCAACATGTACTGAAGCTGACTGGAGGAGAGCCATAATTCAGTGACTGCTGAACAAACAGAGGAGACGATACATGAACACTGCTGAAAAGTCCTCAAAGGATTGAGTAAgtatgtttgttattgtttgattAATACATCTGTTTACCAAATGAAGTATTACTCATCTAATATTAAACTGGGAGTTTAACCGAAGTGATGCAGATTATTAGAGGTCATATAAATGTTTGTCAGTGTAATGTGAGCTTTGAATAGACAGAACAACTAGTCTGTCTCGTTTGACTCTTTACCTTCAGCATTAGTTTAACGCCaagttttaatttcactttcatGTTAAATGTGTGCACACTTTACGAAATActgcactgttttttgtttcaaagtGAACTTAAAATGCTGTTATGTTTAGTCCTTTTGATTGTGTTCaacataaatgaatgtgtttgggACATATTTACATATCAGTCTACAAAGAAAAGTCCAGCCAGAATGTAGTTGGACAGGACTGGCAAGGTGTGGCGTTTCATGCACACTAAGTGAAAAGCGATGTAGTTAGCAAactattttcaattattttagtTCTTGTGAACTCATGCACAACAGGTGAGAGGATAGAGTGAATATGTAAAGAGAAACATGATGctaaaaggaaacaaaataatctgtctgtgtttaagGATTGCTCACAAACTACAATAATTGTACACATATCACAGATAAAACACGACAAAGTCATCACAgctttctgtttgtctttgtaagTCATGATGTTAGATTAGATGATAAAACTTACACCCAAACCTGTCCAgttctgtttttccagtttcATTTGCATGTGGTTTCATCTTCAAAAAGTCAACACGTATAAACACAGATTCTCACAACATGCTTTTGCTTTAGCTTGGTGGGTGTAGCTTCCTACTCAACAGTACATATTTGGCACTGAATTACATCCTGGTAACATAATTGACTccctcttcttccttttttacaGCAATGAGTGAAAACTTGAGAGGAGGCTACTATGGGTCCTCACTCCAAGAGCTGAGACTTCTTCTTTTGGGAAACATTGGCTGTGGAAAGACGTCTTCAGCGGACACCATCCTGGAACAACTGTCCCCCGTCTCTCCCAGTGCCTCCAGGAGCTGTCAGCTGCGACAGGGCATCTCTGATGGCAGGAGTTTGACTGTGGTGGAGGCACCAAGATGGTACTGGAGTGGTGGCAAGATGGAGGACAGTGTCAGGAGGGAGACGGAGCGAGCGATGACACTGTTAGCACAAGGCCCGCATGCCATTTTGCTGCTGGTGCCTGTTGGTCAATTCACAGAGGTTAGTTATAGTCTGAGTTTGCTGTTCCACCTGTGGTTTTgcttttggctttatttcttctttACTCCCTTTGGTTGTTTCaagtcaaaaatattattttgatttacatTCTTCTGTTACACAATATACAACATTAGTACAATGGTGGTATTTTTAGAGTCTTTATTATTAATCACAGTTGACACTGAAAGTCCAAAtatattaattgtttttcactttttccttCCATGGTGTTTTTAGATGGAGTGTCGTGTGCctgcagagctggaggaggTGTTTGGTGAGGAGGCATTGGATCACACCCTGGTCCTGCTGACCTGTGGTGACTACTTGATGGGAAGAACCTTAGAGGTATTAGAGTTTTACACTAGATAAATTTCaagttttcttaatttttataaTGTATTAAGGGCTCAACACTAACTTTTAAAAGTAGTTGCTAGGCTGGCATTCAGGAATTGACTTTAGGTTGCCAAAATGTAGACACTATTGGGCTTCTGTGCTAGTCAtggattgtccataacaaatACCCTGTTCAAACATAGGCTGGTTCATAAGTGTACTTGGTAACAGATCACCTTAGGCCAAAAATCGATGATCGACTTGGTGGTTGTATCATCAGATCTGCGACCGGATGTCTCAGACACATGGGTGAAGAGAGGAATAGTGCTGTCAACTGACTAGCACCTGGTGATGAATTAGATCAGACAGATGGGGAGGCTGCAGGAAAGACCTGGTGAATCCAAGCGTGTAATGAGGAAGAACTGAAAATGACTAGCTGAGGCCCCTATTTGCATCTACTTTTAGAAGCATTTCTTGGGGATCTGGGTGAGGTCAGGGACACggaatccaagtggtccatgttcaaAGCCTCCACTGCGTTGGTGGCTGCCAGTAGTTGTGGTCCAAAGGTTGTCGTGCTTGTTGTGGGGCTGTCAGGCTGAAGAAGGAGCTAGGTTGGGCCAAGGGCCTCCTAAAACTCCGGACGGGTATTGGTTAGCCAGAAGGGCCACTGCTGTGGTGGTCGCCAAAGTAAAAAACCCAGGTGGGGTAGGAGTTCTTGGAAGCTATTGAGAAAGACTTTCAGTTGGCCTCAAGGGAGTTCCACCAAACCGTCAGACACCGCAGGAAGGGAAAGCTGGAAGTGTCTCAGGCTGTGTTCAGCAGAGGATGAGAACTGCTGACCCCAACTGGGGATGTCTTCGAACTATGAtaagaacactttgaggaactCCTGAATCAAGTCAACATGTCCTTAATGAAGGAGGCATAGTCCGAAGACTCGACGGAAGCCTCATTTATGTCCCCGAAGGAGTTTACAAAGTTTGTCAAAATACTCCTCTGCGGCAAGACGTGCTGtgagatgctgaaggctctggacatTGTTGGGCTGTCTTGGCGGACATGCCACAATAGCATCATGTGGAGGTACGGTGCCTGTGGAGTAGCAAGCCAGGGGGGTGgttcccattttaaaaaaagggggaccAGAGGATGTGCTCCAGTGATCGGGGTCTCACACTACTCAGCCTCTCTGAGAAAGTTTATCTCAGGGTGCTGAAATACTGTGATCGTTGCACCTCGTATTCAAGAGGAGAAATGTGGATTCTGTCTTGACCATGAAAGAGTGGACCAGCTTTTTAGATTTGCAAGGCTGTTGGAGGGGTTGTGGTAGTTTGCCCATCCAATCTACATATGTTTTGAGGACTTGGAGAAGGCTTATGACCACATATATAGTGGAATATACTGCGTGAATACAGGATGCCAGGGTTGTTGCTATGAGCTGTCTAAAAATGGCTGCAAGCGGCAACCTGGCAAATGTTACTGTTGAGCCCTGTGTATTGTATAGTCTTGTCCACACATCAAAACGCTGCAAGACAATTTgagcttttgtatttaattttttaacaagttaAAGTGAACCATCTAATGTTTACTTCGAAAAATGGGAACTTGACTGATCAGCTGCTGTTTATGAGCAAGTTAGAGGCAACATCTTACaagttttaaatttgttttatacaGGAATACCTGCAGAAAGAACACCCAGGCCTGAGGCAGATGATTGAGCGCTGTGGAGGGAGGTACCATGTCCTCAATAATCGTCAGCGACATGACAGGGAGCAGGTCCGCGAGCTGCTGGAGAAGGTGAGACGTCAGCGTGGAGAGCGCACAGACATTTTGCAATGTGAATTTTAAGCAGCTTCACTGTTTTTATACTGATTATGGTGGTTATTTCACAATTTAGTCAGTGGGGCTGCTTAAAAACCCTTGAAATGGTACAGtagattttgtgatttttgtgaagcactttaaaGTGTTCAGAAAGTGAAATTTTCTTGCACACTGCACGTGGTagagctttgttttgttttcgtcTGAGAATGTTACTGAGCGTGCATGTTTTTCCCAGCAACGCCCTGTTTCACTCTCACACACCCAGCCTTAGTCAAGACAGGTACTAATAATTACTGACTACATTTTAACCTCGGCTGACATGAGAACTGATTTCACAATTGAGATAAACTGCAGGCATTATGAAATGTGGCTCTGTAATTGTAAATGTGAGTATGGGCGACATTTCCTAAatgtgctgtttatttatttatgtaacagGTGGACAATTTGGTGCAGAGAAGTGGGGTATACCATATGAAATCAGTCCAGGAGAGAGAGCTGGACAGacgagtgaaagagagaaagagagaacttATGGAAAGCTACAGAgcacaaaaggagaaaagagagactTTCGCTTCAACGCACATCCCAAACACAGAGACACGGAGGAGTCTTGTTGAAGGAGAGGACTACAGCACCGCcttggagaggagggggagagaggagagggatgaGATGGATGAAAGTATAAGTGTGAGGCAAAGATCTAACGGGCTTCATTCAAATCCAGCAACAGAGTGGTATTCAGAGTCGAATGAGGACAGGCAGGTGAAGAGGACGCCCAGTTTCAGACTAAATGCAGGTAAGTGTATGCATGTTTGTACCCAATATTGTTCTACATCAcattatcaggaaaaaaaatacgaGTGGATAATAAATGTGAGTACAAAACAGGACTctcatttactgtttttccTCTGTAGATGGAGCTGTACTCTCACAAATGTCTGAGCTTAAATCGACTCCGAAAGTGGTCACTACCTGTGAGTCACAGGACCTCACTGTCTCATATTACTTAGAAGCGCACTCATATGATGTTAggtgttttaaaattatttgccattttttaaatttcttttattaaactccaaatttcatctgttttcagttCACCACAGAATGAACAGCTTTGAAGACAGATCCCCTGAGGCGTCTCCGACCTCTCCCTATTCGCCCGTCTTcacctcttcttcctcttcaccaACCTTTGCTTCCTCTCCCACCTCATtcccctcatcctcctctcccaACTCAAAcccctcatcctcctctcccaACTCAAACCCCTCATCCTCTACTCCCATCTCAAACCCCTCATCCTCCACTCCGACCTCATTCCCCTCATCCTactcctcttcttcatcctctccggAGTTGCGTCTGGTGCTGCTCGGACGATCTGGATCAGGGAAGAGCGCAGCTGGCAACAGCATACTGGGGAGAGAGGTGTTTGCATCATGTCCGGACAGCCTCACAGCGATCACTCAGGAGtgtgagaaaaagaagacaGTGGTTGAGGGAAGACAGGTAGGTTATTAAGATGGTATTTgctttcatgtctttatttaactttccaCTCATCTGACACTATTTTctgtcacaaacaaacatatcatGCTGATGTCACAACTCTTTCTCCTTTGTCTCCTGCAGGTGGCGGTGGTGGACACCCCAGACTGGTTCAATTCAGAGCAAACTCCAGATGAGGTGCGAGCTCAGATCTCCTCTTGCGTTGCTTTATCCAGTCCCGGCCCACACGCCTTTCTCATTTGCGTCCCCTTAGATCAGCCTGCAAAGACTGAGATGCAGGCTCTCAAGACccttgatgctgtttttggcccaGAGGCGGTTCAGAACCACACTATACTCCTCTTTACATACGCAGATAAACTGAGGGAGAGTGGGAAGACAGGAAATAACAGTGTGGAGGCATACATCGCTGGTCAGCGGGGGGATTTGTTAAAGCTCGTGGAGAAATGCGGGGACAGGTTCCATGTGATGGAGATGGCAGGAGGTTGGAGGGAAAGGAAGAATGTGGCGGAGCTGCTAGAAAAGGTGGACCAGACAGTAAAGGAAAGCGGAGGACAGTTTTACTCCCATCCTGCTTTTCAAGAGGCGGAGAACAGAGTGAGGCAGAGACAGGTGGAGATAGCaagggagagaaagggaaaaaaactacaGCAAGACAGACTGGCAGATGTTAGACAGCTCAACTCTGAAAGGCGGGTGCTTTATCCCTACATGCAGCCTGTGGCTGAGACAGAAGAGGAAGTGAGAGAGGATGAGATTGAGAAAACAAGGGATGAGGCAGAGATGAGTGTAAGAACAATGAATATTGAAAGCCTTCCTCCTATTACACGTTCCACCTTGTCCCCTTCACTTCTTCGTTCCATTATGGAGAAAATGGGGTCCACTGCAAACATGTTACCCCAGCTGTTGGCAGACAGCTCTGTTTTGGTCGGTGAGGGAGCAAAGAAGATGAAAGACAGTCCGATGTGGGGGACAGTCGGCAGCCaagcaaaaaatgtccagaagatGGTGGCTGATAGTGCTGTGTGGGGTAAGGTTGGAGCTGGTGCCGGACATGTGTCCAAACTAGTTGGAGATAGATGTCCCAAGGTAGTATTGGATGGTACTGCATGGGTGGGATCTGGAGCAAAGGCAGCAAGGGCTAGTCCAGTGTGGGGAAAGGTTGGTTCAGGGGCCAAAATAGTGGCTGAAAACTCCATGCGTGTCGGAGCTGGGCTTGGAACCGGGGCAAAAAATTTGGCGCAGAGTCCTATGTGGGGGAAAGTAGGATCTGGGGCCAAAACTGGAGCTAAACTGATGGCTGACAGCTCTGTGCGACTTGGAGCCGGAATTGGTGCCGGTGCAAAGAAGATGGCGCAGAGTCCAGTGTGGGGGCAGATTGGCTCTGGGGCCAAAGCAGGGGCCAAAAAGGTGGCTGAGAGCTCAGTGTGGGAGAAAATTGGGACAACTGCTAAAAAGGTGCCCAAGGTAGTCATAGGGGGCGCATTGCTGGGTCTGGTGCTTGGCGTGTTTTTGGGTGGTGCACTTGGCGGAGCTCTCGGGGCAGCTGCTGGGTCTGCGGTAACTGAGGTGGGCAGACGAAAattaagcaacaaaaacacGATCGAAAAGGCGGatgaagttgcaaaaaatgtggAGAGAACAGTGAACGATGGCATAGACTCTCTGGTAAAACAAGGAGAGAAAGTACTGAAAACTGAATGAACGGCTGAATGGATtgtgtatataaaaatgtataacacATGTACAAACATTTAGTTGTCAATTAGCACCATCACATTGTGCAatccaaaaacagcagttaatgtgttcttcatttttattttgacagatgctcaacatttaaaacatgcacttttcattaagtctttctttctgtctacACTGATAGACCGCAAGTTACAGGATCTGTGAAATTATATTAACTATTTCATAAACAGATGACTTGAGATTAATCCAAACTTcaatcattttccatttttcaaaggtcgggtgtgtaggatttagcggTATATATTGGCAGAAGTGAGATATTTTTCAATTTGTATGTTTACTGTAGTGCCTAATTGCCTATAAATAAGAAtggttgtgttttcgttaccttagtaTGAGCAGTTTATATACAGGTTGCAGGTCCTTGTTTATGGAGTGTGCCATTTTGCACTGCtatatttttacagtagcccagaataaATAAACCAAAGACTGGCGTGTTTTCATGTGGACCATCATAATTAGCAGCCCCTCATCAATGAGCAGTGTCatagaaacactgatttgtaaggtgaagctgctttattctgtgtttttaccaatttcaatcaccaggtctgtttgcTTTTGAGAAGAAAAGACCTCTGTGGAACATTCAGCTCCCGATTAAAAACCGCCTGGACAATGAACACTTAAGGAATTTGAatcgggagaagtttcagctggatGCAAACTGCCATCCTCATcgttagatgccactaaatccccctaaatcttacacactgttctcTTAAATTTCCTTGCAGCAGCTTACGAATGAGGATGGGTgcgatttttgtttttttttaaagggtgaaTGTCACTCACACTAAGTGATATGTTCTAGAtatgattttgacaaaaacaacaaaagctaaACTTGgctagatttttttgttttgttttattcgtGCAAATGACAAATATTTAGGTGTTTGTCCTTAATACTGTTTGCAAGATGTATCAAATTCTgtaagaaaatgaaacattttgaaactataatgtaatgtaatttcctgttcatttcttaaatttaagtAGTACATTCTAGATTGCTTATTTTCTCCTACTAATACTGTGCTACAATTACTGCTagtgtttaattaaaacaaaaaaggaagcaTAAATGTGTGGTGTCTCTGGTTTGAGTTTTGCAATGCCACAAAATTTCatgacctttattttttttttcacggtTTTTGCATTTACAAAAGCTCACAACTTGCTGAACCTCTGCATTCAAAAGCTGTATCCTCATTATCAGCATGCTAAAACTGCAGGAGGACCAAGAACCTTCTAGCATGTCCTCTCCTCACATGGGACGTGCAGGTTTAGTCTGTACGTGACTGATGGACTAGAGCTACTGATATTTTCTGGTGCATGTGGGCGCAGCAAGAGAGGCACAACTGAGGGGTGGAGACAGGGACATTATCTCTGAGTCCCAGGCAGGCTAGCATCACCCTGCTTGGCCTCCTGTGtcaaaaagaggagaaaaggttAACACCCCAGCAGTCCCAAGCAATATTATCaaggtttctttttctctgaccTATATCATGCCTCATTgcaatttttaatataaaatactgcaaatcataaaaaatgatgcatcaataataaaaataacgcAAAATCCAATAGAGAAGTCctgctttttgacaagggagcCGGGGCAACGCAAAAacttctgcaaaaaacaaaaaaatccttgtaGCATTGTATAATCAGTGCATtcgcttttgtttgtttgtcaaatcTGCATGAATAAATCCAGCCAAATCTCCAATCTGGACACACCTTAACAGTCCTTTTTCATGGCACACATCATTAGCAGAAAAAGCCCAGGTGATACAAAGGTAGTTATCCATGGCTTACTTCCatcaagtgtcccagtaagccagcatgcacaataccaggaccctgGAACCGGCTCACCTAAATGTAAGGAAGTCGTTATAGTGTTATCAATCatacctgtgcttttcctgccatGACAAGCCAAATGTCTTGCTGTGGAAAAAGGTGTGACTGGTCTTTTGTGAATGTTGTGGCCTGttctttaaatttctttgaAACGTTGCCACATTAATGGGCTTTCTGACTCGCACATTACAACAGTCCAATACATTTGGCTGATTTATTCTTACTTCACACAAAATTACCGAAACATTGTCAAGTGAGGTCAAATACTGCTCTGTTTCCCCGTTTTGCACCAAATTTCTTACATGTTTACCAAACAAAACAGAGgttgattaataaaaaaagatctaaaaataATTGCTGTGAATATTAATTTGATATTGCTTTATATGTCACATTGTTCACATCACCACAGTAAAACAGCAGAGAATATAATATGCGATCAACACTAAAAATGGCTCCAACAGTAAGAGTGTGCTGCAGTTATATAAACCtgcaaattatatatatttaataaatcaacttattttgctgaaaaataaaactggcaAAAACCTAATTATGTGTAACTGCAG
Proteins encoded in this window:
- the LOC121942684 gene encoding uncharacterized protein LOC121942684 isoform X2 codes for the protein MSENLRGGYYGSSLQELRLLLLGNIGCGKTSSADTILEQLSPVSPSASRSCQLRQGISDGRSLTVVEAPRWYWSGGKMEDSVRRETERAMTLLAQGPHAILLLVPVGQFTEMECRVPAELEEVFGEEALDHTLVLLTCGDYLMGRTLEEYLQKEHPGLRQMIERCGGRYHVLNNRQRHDREQVRELLEKVDNLVQRSGVYHMKSVQERELDRRVKERKRELMESYRAQKEKRETFASTHIPNTETRRSLVEGEDYSTALERRGREERDEMDESISVRQRSNGLHSNPATEWYSESNEDRQVKRTPSFRLNAVHHRMNSFEDRSPEASPTSPYSPVFTSSSSSPTFASSPTSFPSSSSPNSNPSSSSPNSNPSSSTPISNPSSSTPTSFPSSYSSSSSSPELRLVLLGRSGSGKSAAGNSILGREVFASCPDSLTAITQECEKKKTVVEGRQVAVVDTPDWFNSEQTPDEVRAQISSCVALSSPGPHAFLICVPLDQPAKTEMQALKTLDAVFGPEAVQNHTILLFTYADKLRESGKTGNNSVEAYIAGQRGDLLKLVEKCGDRFHVMEMAGGWRERKNVAELLEKVDQTVKESGGQFYSHPAFQEAENRVRQRQVEIARERKGKKLQQDRLADVRQLNSERRVLYPYMQPVAETEEEVREDEIEKTRDEAEMSVRTMNIESLPPITRSTLSPSLLRSIMEKMGSTANMLPQLLADSSVLVGEGAKKMKDSPMWGTVGSQAKNVQKMVADSAVWGKVGAGAGHVSKLVGDRCPKVVLDGTAWVGSGAKAARASPVWGKVGSGAKIVAENSMRVGAGLGTGAKNLAQSPMWGKVGSGAKTGAKLMADSSVRLGAGIGAGAKKMAQSPVWGQIGSGAKAGAKKVAESSVWEKIGTTAKKVPKVVIGGALLGLVLGVFLGGALGGALGAAAGSAVTEVGRRKLSNKNTIEKADEVAKNVERTVNDGIDSLVKQGEKVLKTE
- the LOC121942684 gene encoding uncharacterized protein LOC121942684 isoform X1, which gives rise to MSENLRGGYYGSSLQELRLLLLGNIGCGKTSSADTILEQLSPVSPSASRSCQLRQGISDGRSLTVVEAPRWYWSGGKMEDSVRRETERAMTLLAQGPHAILLLVPVGQFTEMECRVPAELEEVFGEEALDHTLVLLTCGDYLMGRTLEEYLQKEHPGLRQMIERCGGRYHVLNNRQRHDREQVRELLEKVDNLVQRSGVYHMKSVQERELDRRVKERKRELMESYRAQKEKRETFASTHIPNTETRRSLVEGEDYSTALERRGREERDEMDESISVRQRSNGLHSNPATEWYSESNEDRQVKRTPSFRLNADGAVLSQMSELKSTPKVVTTFHHRMNSFEDRSPEASPTSPYSPVFTSSSSSPTFASSPTSFPSSSSPNSNPSSSSPNSNPSSSTPISNPSSSTPTSFPSSYSSSSSSPELRLVLLGRSGSGKSAAGNSILGREVFASCPDSLTAITQECEKKKTVVEGRQVAVVDTPDWFNSEQTPDEVRAQISSCVALSSPGPHAFLICVPLDQPAKTEMQALKTLDAVFGPEAVQNHTILLFTYADKLRESGKTGNNSVEAYIAGQRGDLLKLVEKCGDRFHVMEMAGGWRERKNVAELLEKVDQTVKESGGQFYSHPAFQEAENRVRQRQVEIARERKGKKLQQDRLADVRQLNSERRVLYPYMQPVAETEEEVREDEIEKTRDEAEMSVRTMNIESLPPITRSTLSPSLLRSIMEKMGSTANMLPQLLADSSVLVGEGAKKMKDSPMWGTVGSQAKNVQKMVADSAVWGKVGAGAGHVSKLVGDRCPKVVLDGTAWVGSGAKAARASPVWGKVGSGAKIVAENSMRVGAGLGTGAKNLAQSPMWGKVGSGAKTGAKLMADSSVRLGAGIGAGAKKMAQSPVWGQIGSGAKAGAKKVAESSVWEKIGTTAKKVPKVVIGGALLGLVLGVFLGGALGGALGAAAGSAVTEVGRRKLSNKNTIEKADEVAKNVERTVNDGIDSLVKQGEKVLKTE